One window of Nitrospira sp. genomic DNA carries:
- a CDS encoding VacJ family lipoprotein, producing the protein MRTKPGWRPVCFRRGEYAVVFAVSLILLSGCAVQKGSTSSLTPNIEQNAPPVLIADASHKTNPSAVPTHEVSAEEPFDPFAKPGEETIEEYDPWEPFNSKMFHFNQEFDRLALKPVAKGYNSIVPNFAQIGISNFFYNTRVTPRLMNNIFQGKFKGAGIEIGRFLINTTAGIGGLIDVANRLNLTTPEEDTGQTLGFYGVRPGPYIVLPFLPPFTARDLVGYAGDIVLNPIYWLVFPIIGTDAIPSLLEANTAKSSLILIGVRGMEIVNSRSLNLEKYEGVEESTLDLYAAVRNAYLQTRAKMIQE; encoded by the coding sequence ATGAGGACAAAACCTGGGTGGAGGCCGGTCTGCTTCAGGCGAGGTGAATATGCGGTTGTTTTTGCCGTCTCGTTGATCCTACTCTCCGGTTGCGCCGTTCAAAAAGGCTCGACAAGCTCGCTCACCCCCAACATCGAGCAGAACGCCCCACCAGTTCTGATTGCCGATGCTTCTCACAAGACCAACCCCTCAGCTGTACCAACTCACGAGGTTTCTGCTGAAGAACCGTTCGATCCGTTTGCCAAGCCTGGCGAAGAGACGATCGAAGAGTATGATCCGTGGGAACCGTTCAACTCGAAGATGTTCCACTTTAACCAAGAGTTCGATCGTTTGGCGCTGAAGCCGGTAGCTAAAGGCTATAACTCCATTGTCCCCAATTTCGCTCAGATAGGTATCAGCAATTTCTTCTACAACACTCGTGTGACGCCGCGCTTAATGAACAATATTTTCCAGGGAAAGTTCAAAGGCGCCGGTATAGAGATTGGGCGATTCCTCATCAACACAACGGCCGGAATCGGGGGACTTATCGATGTGGCCAATCGGTTGAATCTTACGACGCCGGAAGAAGATACCGGCCAGACGCTCGGGTTCTACGGGGTGAGGCCGGGGCCCTATATCGTACTCCCCTTTCTGCCGCCGTTTACGGCTCGTGACCTGGTCGGTTATGCTGGAGATATTGTGCTCAATCCTATTTACTGGTTGGTCTTTCCGATTATCGGGACTGATGCCATTCCTTCGCTCCTCGAGGCGAATACTGCCAAAAGTTCTCTGATACTCATTGGCGTCCGTGGAATGGAAATTGTGAACAGCCGCTCGTTGAATCTAGAGAAGTATGAGGGTGTCGAAGAATCCACCCTGGATCTCTACGCTGCAGTCCGTAATGCCTACCTACAAACGCGAGCCAAGATGATTCAAGAATAG
- a CDS encoding GNAT family N-acetyltransferase yields MTDPVIRDMDPDDRNAVVHLLGESDPWKTLGYSKNDWNRIFCPTPQGRDCYVALLEEKVAGVAIVKQKFLLGDYLELLGVAIWARQKGIGGQLLRHIEELVFKRTKNLFACVSDFNESARAFYKKHGYQEIGPMPNFLIPGSAEILLRKTAGPTRS; encoded by the coding sequence ATGACTGACCCGGTTATCAGGGACATGGACCCGGACGATCGCAATGCCGTCGTCCACCTGCTGGGGGAATCCGACCCTTGGAAGACACTCGGTTATTCAAAGAACGATTGGAATCGCATTTTTTGCCCGACTCCGCAGGGGCGAGACTGTTATGTCGCTCTCCTTGAAGAGAAAGTGGCAGGCGTCGCCATCGTGAAGCAGAAGTTTCTCTTGGGCGACTATCTGGAGCTCTTGGGGGTGGCGATATGGGCTCGCCAAAAGGGAATCGGCGGTCAACTGCTGCGGCACATCGAGGAGCTGGTCTTCAAGAGGACCAAGAATCTCTTCGCTTGTGTATCGGATTTCAACGAATCAGCACGAGCCTTTTACAAGAAACATGGCTATCAGGAAATCGGCCCCATGCCCAATTTTCTGATTCCGGGTAGTGCTGAGATCCTGCTTCGCAAGACGGCGGGCCCAACAAGGAGTTAG
- a CDS encoding polysaccharide deacetylase family protein — MRRHVRLRLLLGLLLVTTSGPFVPPDGLAQVVKSGPPTCPGVALTFDLCPVRKGSGYDQPLMDYLITHRIPATFFMSGTWMAKHQPEVTHLLGLGFFEVGTHGEVHAHLPMHDADEQRREILGPVKLLQERYAHEATLFRPPYGEYNDVTIAVVKLLRLRFIQWNIESGDPDPTLSAEQILTGVAARAKPGSIIVFHANGKGKQTRQVIEQLATDVLPRKGLQPMTVSELLTCKPQTHD, encoded by the coding sequence ATGCGGCGACACGTACGGTTACGCCTTCTGCTAGGCCTCCTGTTAGTGACGACCTCTGGGCCATTCGTTCCACCGGACGGTCTTGCCCAAGTTGTCAAGTCCGGCCCACCGACATGCCCGGGCGTGGCATTGACGTTCGATCTCTGTCCCGTGCGTAAGGGGTCCGGTTACGATCAGCCGTTGATGGACTATCTGATCACGCATCGTATCCCCGCCACCTTCTTCATGTCCGGCACGTGGATGGCAAAACACCAACCGGAAGTGACCCATCTATTAGGTCTAGGATTTTTTGAAGTGGGCACGCACGGTGAGGTGCATGCCCACCTTCCCATGCACGATGCCGACGAACAGCGCAGGGAGATTCTCGGCCCCGTCAAACTGTTGCAGGAACGTTATGCCCATGAAGCGACGTTGTTTCGACCACCGTATGGAGAATACAACGACGTGACCATCGCCGTGGTGAAGCTGCTCCGCCTGCGATTCATCCAATGGAATATCGAATCGGGCGATCCGGACCCCACACTCTCCGCCGAGCAAATTCTCACCGGAGTTGCCGCTCGTGCCAAACCGGGAAGCATCATCGTCTTCCACGCGAACGGCAAAGGTAAGCAAACCCGACAGGTGATTGAACAACTGGCAACGGACGTCCTTCCTCGTAAAGGCCTCCAACCCATGACCGTCAGCGAGTTGTTGACCTGCAAGCCCCAAACCCATGACTGA
- the nuoK gene encoding NADH-quinone oxidoreductase subunit NuoK, whose protein sequence is MIPISYYLILSAIVFLTGVVGVLIRRNIIVILLSVELMLNATNINFVAFSDHLQDLGGQVFVFFALTVAAAEVAVGLAIIIALHRSRSTINVEEFNLLKW, encoded by the coding sequence ATGATTCCCATCTCTTACTACCTCATTTTGAGCGCCATCGTCTTCCTGACCGGCGTTGTGGGTGTGCTCATCCGGCGCAACATCATCGTCATCCTGCTGTCCGTGGAGCTGATGCTGAATGCAACCAACATTAACTTTGTCGCGTTTTCCGACCATCTTCAGGATCTTGGCGGTCAAGTGTTCGTTTTTTTTGCTTTGACGGTGGCGGCTGCGGAGGTTGCAGTCGGACTTGCGATCATCATCGCCTTGCACCGATCCAGATCCACGATCAACGTGGAAGAGTTCAATCTGTTGAAATGGTAA
- the nuoL gene encoding NADH-quinone oxidoreductase subunit L: protein MLYSLIPLLPLGAFLILGLAGWHIKDRAHLVAVPAVVLSLVLSVAAFLEVTSGSVISVPLYTWLTSGNLDIHIGLHIDRLTAVMLLLVTGVSSLVHVYTIGYMHGEPGYARFFSYIALFTFSMLMLVLADNLLQLFVFWEAVGLCSYLLIGHWYERASACAAATKAFLVNRVGDFGFMLGLLLVWYSFGSLNYHEIFPAAHEAKDLTMNLLGPFGGTWEVSVFTLIALLLFTGAVGKSAQVPLHVWLPDAMEGPTPISALIHAATMVTAGVFMVARLAPIYNLSPTAMSVVAITGATTMVLGATIALTQTDIKRVVAYSTVSQLGYMMMACGLGAYASGMYHLLTHGAFKALLFLGCGSVIIALHHEQDMRHMGGLKDKLPITYWTFVIGSLALAGFPLTAGFFSKDDILVSAWSSGTLGQVLAIFGLLTALLTAFYSFRLVFVTFWGTSHVDPHHAEHLHEPSQTITTPLIILAFFSILTGYLGIPSFLEPVFSTGTEAAIHHGSDGLMIMAAATAMGLIGIAAAYYVYVLNPDLPERLAKQLGSLYRGSLNKWYVDEAYDQLFVRPTCTTASELWKRVDVNLIDGAVNGVARGVAWGGWLLRLIQSGQTQHYALAMAVGIVVIMTVFLIS from the coding sequence ATGCTGTATTCCCTCATCCCACTTCTTCCGCTGGGCGCTTTTCTCATCTTAGGCCTGGCCGGCTGGCACATTAAAGACCGCGCCCACCTTGTCGCGGTTCCGGCGGTCGTGTTGTCGCTCGTCTTGTCGGTGGCGGCCTTTTTAGAAGTGACTTCCGGCTCCGTCATTTCAGTTCCGCTGTATACCTGGCTTACATCCGGGAATCTCGACATTCACATCGGTCTCCATATCGACCGGCTGACCGCCGTGATGCTCTTGCTGGTCACCGGTGTCAGCTCGCTCGTGCATGTCTATACGATCGGCTACATGCACGGCGAGCCGGGCTATGCCCGTTTCTTCAGCTACATCGCCCTGTTCACCTTTTCCATGTTGATGTTGGTTTTGGCCGATAACCTGCTGCAGCTCTTCGTGTTCTGGGAAGCCGTGGGGCTGTGTTCCTACCTGCTGATCGGCCATTGGTACGAACGTGCTTCCGCCTGTGCAGCTGCGACCAAGGCTTTCTTGGTGAATCGCGTGGGCGATTTCGGGTTCATGCTGGGCCTTCTGCTCGTCTGGTACAGTTTCGGATCGCTCAACTATCACGAGATTTTCCCCGCCGCTCACGAAGCGAAGGATCTCACGATGAACCTTCTCGGACCTTTCGGTGGAACCTGGGAGGTTTCCGTCTTTACTCTTATCGCACTCTTGCTCTTCACCGGTGCGGTAGGCAAATCCGCCCAAGTTCCGCTTCATGTCTGGCTGCCTGACGCGATGGAGGGGCCCACGCCGATTTCGGCACTCATTCATGCCGCTACGATGGTCACAGCCGGCGTCTTCATGGTGGCACGTCTCGCCCCGATCTATAACCTTTCTCCGACCGCGATGAGCGTGGTCGCTATTACAGGCGCGACGACGATGGTCCTCGGCGCCACGATTGCGTTGACTCAAACCGACATCAAACGTGTGGTCGCGTATTCGACGGTCAGTCAGCTCGGTTACATGATGATGGCTTGCGGGCTCGGAGCTTACGCCTCCGGCATGTATCACTTATTGACACATGGCGCGTTCAAAGCCTTGCTTTTCCTGGGCTGTGGCTCTGTCATTATCGCTCTGCATCATGAACAGGACATGCGACACATGGGTGGCCTCAAAGACAAGTTACCGATTACCTACTGGACGTTTGTGATCGGTTCGCTGGCGCTCGCCGGCTTTCCTTTAACGGCAGGATTCTTCAGTAAGGATGACATCCTCGTGTCCGCCTGGTCGTCGGGTACACTTGGCCAGGTACTGGCGATCTTCGGGCTGCTGACGGCTCTCCTGACAGCCTTCTACAGCTTCAGGCTCGTGTTCGTGACGTTCTGGGGCACGTCCCATGTTGATCCGCACCATGCGGAACATCTCCATGAACCCTCGCAAACGATCACCACACCGCTCATCATTCTGGCATTCTTCAGTATTTTGACCGGTTATCTCGGCATCCCATCGTTCCTGGAGCCGGTCTTTTCAACCGGAACTGAAGCGGCTATTCACCATGGCTCGGATGGGCTCATGATTATGGCTGCGGCGACAGCGATGGGTCTGATCGGCATTGCCGCCGCCTATTACGTCTATGTGCTCAACCCGGATCTCCCGGAGCGCTTGGCCAAACAGTTGGGCAGCCTGTATCGTGGCTCGTTGAATAAATGGTATGTCGACGAAGCCTACGACCAGCTGTTTGTCAGACCAACATGTACGACCGCTTCAGAGCTCTGGAAACGGGTCGACGTCAATCTCATCGACGGAGCGGTCAACGGCGTCGCGCGCGGTGTTGCCTGGGGTGGATGGTTATTGAGACTGATCCAGAGCGGGCAGACCCAGCATTACGCGCTGGCGATGGCGGTCGGGATTGTTGTGATCATGACGGTCTTTCTGATTTCCTAG
- a CDS encoding site-2 protease family protein, translating into MRMPSWEIGRALGIPIRIHASWFLVFLLVTWSLSTSYLPESLPGLTPERYWAMGGLAAVLLFLSVLLHELGHSYVALYYRIPIEKITLFIFGGVAHMRKEAPTPLAEFLIALAGPAVSFVIGGLCFVFVELAQAIQRQHGLQGWIMLGALLGFVNMQLGLFNMIPGFPLDGGRVLRAGLWAWGNDFYRATKQAAVVGLAFGLVLGLVGLVVMYGAVSGGLPASMASNGGWILIIGMFLFAAALASRRQAAIRQSLATVPIRDLMVTTVVSIPSHCTLDEAVNQYFQSYGYGGFPVLEDGRLVGLITVLEIQNLPPSLWPWRRVEQVMRPHSESLVIEPDIPVIHAMERMAHERWDRLVVMQNGEIVGLVTHSAIVHFLQLRNSSGR; encoded by the coding sequence ATGCGGATGCCTTCCTGGGAAATCGGCCGAGCGTTGGGAATTCCGATCCGCATCCATGCCTCATGGTTTCTGGTCTTTCTCCTGGTCACATGGTCTCTCTCGACCAGCTATCTGCCCGAAAGTTTACCGGGCCTCACTCCCGAGCGTTACTGGGCGATGGGCGGCCTCGCGGCGGTACTGTTATTCCTCTCCGTCCTCTTGCATGAGCTCGGCCATTCTTACGTTGCGTTGTACTATCGCATCCCTATTGAAAAGATCACGCTCTTCATATTCGGCGGTGTGGCTCACATGCGGAAAGAAGCTCCGACACCCCTTGCCGAATTCCTCATTGCGTTGGCCGGTCCGGCGGTAAGCTTTGTGATCGGCGGGCTTTGTTTTGTCTTTGTGGAGCTGGCCCAGGCGATTCAACGGCAACATGGCCTTCAGGGTTGGATCATGCTCGGAGCCCTGTTGGGCTTCGTCAATATGCAACTCGGCCTCTTCAATATGATTCCGGGTTTTCCGCTGGACGGTGGGCGGGTGTTACGTGCAGGATTGTGGGCCTGGGGAAACGATTTTTATCGGGCCACCAAACAAGCCGCAGTGGTCGGTCTTGCGTTTGGATTAGTGCTTGGACTGGTCGGCCTTGTTGTGATGTACGGAGCCGTGAGCGGCGGATTGCCCGCTTCGATGGCATCGAACGGCGGGTGGATTCTCATCATCGGTATGTTTCTCTTCGCCGCGGCTCTGGCGAGTCGTCGCCAAGCCGCCATCCGTCAGTCACTGGCGACGGTCCCTATTCGAGATTTAATGGTGACGACGGTTGTCTCAATCCCGTCGCATTGCACCCTGGATGAGGCGGTAAACCAGTACTTCCAGTCCTATGGCTACGGCGGCTTTCCGGTATTGGAGGATGGACGCCTGGTGGGACTCATCACCGTTCTTGAAATTCAGAACCTGCCGCCGTCGCTGTGGCCCTGGCGCCGGGTCGAACAGGTGATGCGCCCACATTCGGAGTCGTTGGTGATCGAGCCGGATATTCCTGTGATTCATGCCATGGAGCGCATGGCCCATGAAAGATGGGATCGATTGGTCGTCATGCAGAATGGGGAAATTGTCGGACTCGTTACCCATTCAGCCATCGTGCATTTTCTGCAGCTAAGAAATTCTTCCGGCCGATAA
- a CDS encoding response regulator transcription factor produces MKRPRILMADDHAIVLAGLRKLVEAEGEVVGMVEDGQSLIEAAQRLRPDIVLLDISMPLLNGLDAARQISKLVPESKLIFLTMHASPTYATEAFKAGASGYLIKRSAAAELKQAIQAVMEGQHYMTPLITKEVLAATLRSTESQPSKTLVHSLTQRQREVLQLVAEGKGTKVIASILNISVKTVEFHKFRIMGELDLHSTAELIKYAIAEGLVSVSS; encoded by the coding sequence ATGAAACGGCCTCGAATTTTGATGGCAGATGATCACGCCATTGTCCTGGCTGGGCTTCGGAAGCTGGTGGAAGCCGAGGGCGAGGTGGTCGGTATGGTGGAGGACGGACAGTCACTGATCGAGGCTGCCCAGCGGTTACGCCCCGATATCGTGTTGCTTGACATCTCGATGCCGTTGCTCAATGGGTTAGATGCTGCACGCCAGATAAGTAAACTGGTGCCGGAGAGCAAGCTTATCTTCCTCACCATGCATGCCAGTCCCACCTATGCGACCGAAGCCTTCAAGGCCGGGGCCTCCGGGTATTTGATAAAACGGTCTGCGGCAGCGGAGCTCAAGCAAGCCATTCAGGCGGTGATGGAGGGACAACACTATATGACCCCGCTTATCACGAAAGAAGTCTTGGCAGCGACACTCCGCTCTACGGAGAGCCAACCCAGCAAGACATTGGTGCACTCCCTCACACAGCGGCAACGGGAGGTGTTACAGCTTGTTGCCGAGGGAAAAGGTACCAAGGTCATTGCTTCGATCCTGAATATTTCGGTGAAGACGGTGGAATTTCACAAGTTTCGCATTATGGGCGAGCTCGATCTCCACTCGACCGCCGAGCTGATCAAATACGCAATCGCCGAAGGCCTTGTGAGCGTGTCATCGTAG
- a CDS encoding VOC family protein, translating into MKVRKFLHTRMRVSDLDETIQFYTTVLGLEVLERKTSPRGSQLAFLRVPNSDELIELTSFPPSGPVKVQEDLVHLAFQVESLDETIASLNAQEVTITDGPTTTSSGSRFVFIDAPDGYEIELIERPGGVKIV; encoded by the coding sequence ATGAAGGTAAGAAAGTTTTTACATACAAGGATGCGGGTCAGCGATTTGGATGAGACCATCCAGTTTTACACGACCGTATTGGGCCTTGAGGTGCTCGAGCGAAAGACCTCTCCTCGCGGATCCCAGCTTGCCTTTCTGAGAGTGCCCAACAGTGACGAACTGATCGAATTGACCAGTTTCCCTCCAAGTGGGCCGGTGAAAGTTCAGGAGGATCTCGTCCATCTGGCCTTTCAAGTCGAAAGCCTCGACGAAACGATCGCATCGCTCAATGCGCAGGAGGTCACGATCACCGATGGCCCGACGACTACCTCTTCGGGCAGCCGGTTCGTCTTCATCGACGCGCCCGACGGCTATGAAATCGAGCTGATCGAACGGCCCGGCGGCGTGAAAATCGTCTAA
- a CDS encoding YihY/virulence factor BrkB family protein, giving the protein MNILRFLLDVLKSFLQQGCASLAASLAFFSLLSLFPLAFLLLYGISFLVSQNAIGEQFMLSFLKGFLPSLGERLAEELHRISALEHVRWLVFLSFFWFGGLVFYELDYALNVVFESTQKRHPLISTAISIALLWSTGLLLLMAYVGTQIIAFLTTYAPRFWGLDLVALAAHDFHLTYTLPFALAFLTVSLLYRLVPRRRPRWRAAMAGALIFSLLWVAAKLLFVSYSEYATVYARLYGSLLEVVLLLLWVYYSAGLFLFGGIIAHKLQQAARVSPTTKAYEA; this is encoded by the coding sequence ATGAATATCCTCCGTTTCCTTCTTGACGTCCTGAAGTCCTTTTTGCAGCAGGGCTGCGCCAGCCTCGCCGCATCTTTGGCCTTCTTTTCGCTGCTCTCGCTGTTTCCGCTCGCGTTTCTCCTCCTGTATGGAATCAGTTTTCTCGTCAGTCAGAATGCCATCGGCGAACAGTTCATGCTGAGCTTCCTCAAGGGATTCCTCCCCTCTTTAGGCGAGCGGCTGGCCGAAGAGCTTCATCGGATCAGTGCATTGGAACACGTGCGGTGGCTCGTGTTTCTCTCGTTCTTCTGGTTTGGAGGCCTCGTCTTTTATGAACTCGACTATGCGCTCAACGTGGTGTTTGAGAGCACTCAAAAGCGTCACCCATTGATTTCAACCGCAATTTCCATCGCGCTCTTGTGGTCCACCGGGCTGCTGCTGCTTATGGCGTATGTGGGCACGCAAATCATCGCCTTTTTAACCACCTACGCGCCTCGGTTCTGGGGACTCGATCTCGTTGCCCTGGCCGCCCATGATTTTCATCTGACCTACACTCTGCCCTTTGCCCTCGCATTCCTGACCGTCAGCCTATTGTACCGCCTTGTTCCTCGCCGCCGTCCTCGCTGGCGAGCCGCAATGGCTGGAGCCCTGATCTTTAGCCTACTTTGGGTCGCAGCCAAGTTGCTGTTCGTCAGCTATAGCGAGTATGCCACAGTCTATGCTCGGCTCTATGGATCGTTGCTGGAAGTCGTCCTCTTGCTGTTGTGGGTCTATTATTCCGCCGGGCTCTTCCTCTTCGGGGGCATCATCGCCCACAAGCTGCAACAAGCCGCCCGCGTCTCGCCGACAACGAAGGCTTATGAGGCCTAG
- a CDS encoding NADH-quinone oxidoreductase subunit N, protein MTFSVGDLFLVLPELLVITAACIVLVLDPVLRPSDKDGLVWLSLGTLAICMGLTASQMRAPVEAFSGLVVIDTYGAFWKLLLYFVTGLTILLSHSYLKEERLYFGEYYGFVLLALAGMMVMVSAADLLTIYLGSELMSLALYVMAGLKRSEPRSLEASAKYFVLGAFSSGILLYGISLLYGATGSTRLPAIATAIAGQSLDDPLLLFATILLAVGFGFKLAVVPFHMWTPDVYQGAPTSVTAFMAVASKAASFGAFLRVFIEGLGGLKANWSAIFLLICLATLVLGNVVALVQTNIKRMLAYSSIAHAGYALIGVVAAGRLENSSGIASVLLYLALYTFMTFGAFAIAAMLRKDGMEGDEIEDFTGLSKRHPVAALLMLIFMVSLAGIPPTAGFIGKFYVFMSAVEAGMTWLAVIALIFAAVSAYYYLRVVMVMYMREPSDVTDSAPQLVMSPTFSIVLACAVAGVVIFGIYPNPVVQLAMRAVSTLR, encoded by the coding sequence ATGACCTTCTCTGTCGGAGACCTGTTCCTCGTTCTGCCGGAGCTGTTGGTCATCACCGCTGCCTGCATTGTGCTTGTGCTCGATCCGGTACTGCGCCCATCCGACAAAGACGGGCTGGTGTGGCTGAGTCTGGGAACCCTCGCCATTTGCATGGGGTTGACGGCCTCGCAGATGCGAGCTCCCGTCGAGGCTTTCAGCGGGCTGGTGGTCATCGACACCTATGGAGCCTTTTGGAAGCTGCTGCTTTATTTTGTCACCGGCCTCACGATTCTCCTGTCGCATTCGTACCTCAAGGAAGAGCGGCTGTACTTCGGCGAATACTATGGCTTTGTCCTGCTTGCTCTCGCAGGGATGATGGTGATGGTATCGGCAGCCGACTTGCTGACGATCTATCTCGGTAGTGAACTTATGTCCCTCGCGCTCTACGTGATGGCGGGGCTGAAGCGATCGGAACCTCGTTCGCTTGAAGCCTCCGCCAAATACTTCGTACTAGGCGCCTTTTCATCCGGTATCCTCTTGTACGGCATCTCACTCCTCTATGGAGCTACCGGAAGCACCAGGCTTCCGGCCATTGCCACAGCGATCGCGGGGCAGAGCCTGGACGATCCCTTACTGTTATTCGCAACGATCCTCCTCGCGGTTGGATTCGGCTTCAAACTCGCCGTCGTGCCGTTTCATATGTGGACGCCGGACGTCTATCAAGGCGCCCCAACCTCGGTCACCGCCTTCATGGCCGTGGCATCCAAAGCCGCCAGCTTCGGCGCCTTTCTCCGGGTATTTATTGAGGGGCTCGGCGGCTTGAAGGCCAACTGGTCCGCCATTTTCCTCCTGATCTGCCTCGCCACCCTGGTGTTGGGAAATGTCGTTGCGTTGGTGCAGACGAACATCAAGCGGATGCTCGCGTACTCGAGCATTGCCCATGCCGGCTATGCCTTGATCGGCGTGGTGGCGGCCGGACGGTTAGAAAACTCTTCGGGTATCGCAAGCGTGTTGCTCTATCTTGCGCTCTACACATTCATGACCTTCGGCGCATTCGCCATCGCCGCCATGCTTCGCAAAGACGGGATGGAAGGAGATGAGATCGAGGACTTCACCGGTCTGTCCAAACGTCATCCTGTGGCGGCGTTGCTCATGTTGATCTTCATGGTCTCCCTGGCGGGCATTCCTCCCACCGCAGGATTCATCGGAAAATTTTACGTCTTTATGTCTGCCGTGGAAGCCGGCATGACGTGGCTGGCGGTCATCGCGCTGATTTTTGCCGCCGTGTCGGCCTATTACTATCTCCGAGTGGTGATGGTCATGTACATGCGTGAGCCGAGTGACGTCACGGATAGCGCTCCTCAGTTGGTCATGTCGCCGACCTTCTCCATCGTGCTGGCCTGCGCAGTGGCTGGAGTGGTGATCTTCGGGATCTACCCCAATCCGGTCGTGCAGCTCGCCATGCGGGCGGTATCGACATTAAGATGA
- a CDS encoding NADH-quinone oxidoreductase subunit M, whose product MTHSFPWLTALICLPLIGAAAVFFVKDSSARLIALAATVADLLISLPLWWLFDASSSHMQFMESALWISSPPIHYRLGLDGISLPLVLMTTVLMPLCVLISWHSIESRVQSFMAMLLIMEGAMIGVFAALDFVLFYVFWEAMLIPMYLLIGVWGGPNRLYAAIKFFLYTFTGSVLLLVAILVLYFQGGHTFDILQLSQATYSKSMQFWLFLAFFAAFAVKVPMFPLHTWLPDAHVEAPTAGSVILASVLLKMGAYGFVRFSLPMLPDASQTFTPLMVVLSIIAIIYGAYMALAQADLKKLIAYSSVSHMGFVTLGLFMFNIQGIEGAVMQMVNHGITTGGLFLCVGVIYERTHSRQIADNIGLTRPMPRYATFLVIFALSSLGLPGTNSFVGEFMVLIGTFLWSKIATAFASLGIILAAAYLLWMVQRVAFGVPAPHMLPKLRDVNLRETVTLVPLVVLIFAIGLFPNPILTRMHPSVEKVIARVLPPASEQVSTLSQGLHTPRTPRGVGDAGRLVDAGGEADFTSTEAEGRQP is encoded by the coding sequence ATGACACATTCCTTTCCTTGGCTTACGGCACTGATCTGTCTCCCGCTGATCGGAGCGGCTGCGGTCTTTTTCGTGAAGGACTCCTCGGCTCGGCTCATCGCCCTCGCCGCCACCGTCGCTGACTTACTGATTTCACTCCCGCTCTGGTGGTTGTTCGATGCCTCCTCCAGCCACATGCAGTTCATGGAATCGGCCCTGTGGATCTCGTCGCCGCCGATTCATTATCGGCTGGGTCTCGATGGCATCAGTCTGCCGTTGGTCCTCATGACGACGGTCCTGATGCCGCTCTGCGTCCTGATTTCTTGGCACTCCATCGAATCGAGAGTCCAGAGCTTCATGGCCATGCTGCTGATCATGGAAGGCGCCATGATCGGAGTGTTCGCGGCTCTCGATTTCGTACTGTTCTATGTGTTCTGGGAGGCGATGCTGATCCCCATGTACCTCCTGATAGGAGTTTGGGGAGGACCCAATCGACTCTATGCCGCGATTAAATTCTTTCTCTATACCTTCACCGGCAGCGTCTTGCTGCTGGTCGCGATTTTGGTGTTGTATTTTCAGGGTGGCCATACATTCGACATTCTTCAATTGAGTCAGGCCACCTATTCCAAGTCAATGCAGTTCTGGCTCTTTCTCGCGTTCTTCGCCGCATTCGCCGTCAAGGTTCCCATGTTTCCTCTCCATACCTGGTTGCCCGATGCGCACGTAGAAGCGCCGACGGCAGGCAGCGTGATTCTCGCCAGCGTTCTGCTCAAGATGGGCGCCTATGGATTCGTGCGCTTCAGTTTGCCGATGTTGCCGGACGCATCCCAAACCTTTACGCCCTTGATGGTGGTCCTCTCGATTATCGCCATCATCTATGGCGCCTACATGGCGCTGGCCCAAGCCGACCTGAAAAAGCTCATCGCCTATTCGAGCGTGAGCCACATGGGGTTCGTCACGCTCGGCCTATTCATGTTTAACATTCAAGGAATCGAAGGCGCTGTGATGCAGATGGTAAATCACGGGATCACGACCGGGGGGCTCTTTCTCTGCGTGGGGGTGATTTACGAACGCACCCACAGCCGCCAGATCGCGGACAATATAGGGCTGACTAGGCCCATGCCGCGGTATGCGACGTTCCTGGTCATTTTTGCATTGTCTTCGTTGGGATTGCCCGGCACGAACAGTTTTGTCGGGGAGTTTATGGTTCTGATAGGCACCTTCCTCTGGAGCAAGATCGCCACAGCCTTCGCCTCATTGGGAATCATCCTCGCCGCCGCCTACTTGCTCTGGATGGTTCAACGTGTCGCATTCGGCGTGCCGGCTCCGCACATGCTTCCGAAACTACGTGATGTCAACCTGCGCGAGACGGTTACCCTGGTGCCGCTCGTCGTATTGATCTTTGCGATCGGGTTGTTCCCTAACCCCATCCTGACCCGCATGCACCCAAGCGTCGAGAAGGTCATCGCTCGCGTCTTGCCGCCGGCTTCTGAGCAGGTTTCAACCCTAAGCCAAGGGCTTCACACGCCTCGCACGCCTCGCGGAGTCGGCGATGCGGGCAGACTCGTCGATGCGGGCGGCGAAGCGGACTTCACGAGTACCGAGGCGGAGGGCAGACAGCCATGA